The Thaumasiovibrio subtropicus genome window below encodes:
- a CDS encoding single-stranded DNA-binding protein, with the protein MLKIEIFQDDVKINTRISPGKEGKPPRTIREQDAYAHISGRFPTLMKLQVEEGQPPYEAGVYTVHSSSFVVNNFGALELKRFGQMIEPLELEL; encoded by the coding sequence ATGTTAAAAATCGAAATCTTCCAAGACGATGTGAAAATTAATACACGTATATCCCCTGGTAAGGAAGGAAAGCCACCGCGAACGATCAGGGAGCAAGATGCTTATGCTCATATCTCAGGTCGCTTTCCTACGTTAATGAAATTACAAGTTGAGGAGGGGCAACCGCCTTATGAAGCCGGAGTTTATACAGTTCATAGCTCTAGTTTTGTTGTTAATAACTTTGGTGCACTTGAATTAAAAAGGTTCGGGCAAATGATAGAACCGTTGGAACTGGAGCTTTAA
- a CDS encoding phage/plasmid replication protein, II/X family, with amino-acid sequence MFFIDQLFMQQDHHEGGLPLVGRHVIERVELETGEKLPPSVNQKVLEGSFSTKLTVRCDGMRVRVEGNPSRWQRVDNVFGLQTLDECVEVYNHVLASFDLPLFTKNTRLHHRQTPESKASSLVGDGAEITLIDWTRNHSVGKGKEQSFIRGLSSMQIGRGRKPKLYPDGQTCNWGEGSTWVMSKLYNKAVELQRHLKKDQRKKLGVAPEIVEYIKNLIDYCESTGVVREEHSLRQTMLKRHNLQFYGIVTEKDFYPHLQDIENAMNTIQISHDEHQSIAHQLLAAGAVDTMRKANVTMHYFTMWQLGEDLRQVLSERQFYEHKARLKVIGIDIGQMFDVSRMCPTLKRSERIEVQPLTAPDWYKMPVVAESNVLPFKAIA; translated from the coding sequence ATGTTTTTTATAGACCAACTTTTTATGCAGCAAGACCATCATGAAGGTGGTCTTCCGCTTGTTGGCCGACATGTTATTGAACGGGTAGAGCTAGAAACAGGTGAAAAGCTTCCTCCATCTGTTAATCAGAAAGTATTGGAAGGTTCATTCAGTACTAAGTTGACCGTTCGTTGTGATGGTATGCGTGTGCGTGTTGAGGGGAACCCGTCTCGCTGGCAAAGGGTGGATAATGTGTTCGGCCTTCAGACACTGGATGAGTGTGTTGAGGTCTATAACCATGTTCTGGCCTCGTTCGACTTACCATTGTTTACCAAGAACACACGATTACACCACCGCCAAACTCCAGAGAGCAAAGCGTCTTCATTGGTTGGTGATGGGGCGGAAATCACCTTGATAGATTGGACTCGAAATCACTCAGTAGGCAAGGGCAAGGAGCAGTCATTTATCCGAGGCTTGTCATCAATGCAGATAGGGCGTGGTCGAAAACCGAAACTCTATCCAGATGGACAAACATGTAACTGGGGTGAAGGGTCTACGTGGGTGATGAGTAAGCTCTATAACAAGGCTGTTGAGCTACAACGACACTTAAAGAAAGACCAAAGAAAGAAGCTAGGCGTCGCACCTGAAATCGTTGAATACATAAAAAATTTAATCGACTACTGCGAATCGACGGGCGTCGTTCGTGAAGAGCACAGTTTAAGACAAACCATGTTGAAACGACATAACCTCCAGTTCTATGGAATCGTCACCGAAAAAGACTTCTATCCGCACTTACAAGACATTGAGAATGCCATGAATACAATCCAGATATCCCATGACGAACACCAGTCTATAGCTCATCAATTACTAGCCGCAGGCGCGGTCGATACCATGCGGAAAGCCAATGTCACTATGCATTATTTTACCATGTGGCAACTTGGTGAAGACCTACGTCAGGTTCTCTCTGAAAGACAGTTTTATGAGCATAAAGCGCGCTTAAAAGTCATTGGTATCGATATAGGTCAGATGTTCGATGTCAGCCGTATGTGTCCGACGCTTAAACGCTCTGAGCGCATTGAAGTACAGCCGCTAACTGCACCGGACTGGTACAAGATGCCAGTCGTTGCCGAATCAAACGTATTGCCATTTAAAGCTATCGCTTAA
- a CDS encoding helix-turn-helix domain-containing protein codes for MEGTNLSQPACMFSDLLKKVKPDNIQENINTLHKPTSTSSKPQPKIRRYTKLEIRQLKEMVEQGKTIKQIARKLERSPSSIRVKLKALGVTTSPKVPQDKVEYIARHYALYGAKAIADKLRISVDKVRRVAGSLGLSYKSRNAYNPPLPRSPLPYEMTQRVAFLQRDNPLSKDKVDDCVMLLYNTQGPSTPMIAIHMNDLMMAVEDHFERRRGVVSSACMFGWRRKQNISDSMLEKNDE; via the coding sequence ATGGAAGGCACTAATTTATCACAACCGGCATGTATGTTCAGCGACTTACTGAAGAAGGTTAAACCTGACAACATACAGGAAAATATCAATACACTTCATAAGCCTACATCTACATCGTCCAAACCACAGCCTAAGATTAGGCGCTACACTAAGCTTGAAATTAGACAATTAAAAGAGATGGTAGAGCAGGGGAAAACCATTAAGCAAATTGCTAGGAAATTAGAGCGTTCTCCATCATCAATCCGCGTCAAACTGAAAGCCCTTGGTGTTACAACTAGCCCAAAGGTGCCTCAAGACAAAGTTGAGTATATTGCTCGTCACTACGCATTATACGGCGCGAAAGCTATCGCTGATAAACTTCGAATATCAGTTGATAAAGTGCGTCGTGTTGCGGGTTCACTTGGGCTCAGTTATAAGTCGCGTAATGCTTATAATCCACCGTTACCACGTAGTCCGTTACCGTATGAGATGACACAGCGTGTGGCTTTTTTACAGCGCGATAATCCATTATCGAAAGACAAGGTAGATGACTGTGTGATGCTGCTTTATAACACGCAAGGTCCATCAACTCCGATGATAGCTATCCACATGAATGACTTAATGATGGCGGTTGAAGATCACTTCGAACGTCGTCGTGGTGTTGTCAGTTCTGCATGTATGTTCGGTTGGCGACGTAAACAGAATATAAGCGATTCCATGTTGGAGAAAAACGATGAATGA
- a CDS encoding helix-turn-helix domain-containing protein: MDDLTMSIGEVLKDRRLALSIKQEDIAEQMNVTVQTVSKWERGVTEPKARDVSKLAEILLVTEGEICRGELNSANVSKMDFMKKIASIKMKLDDVAFFSTVYDYIPDKKGLLDKLEHELLRQQAEEHWMVIDEAEKENWFAYLEYKKRQERNEILSDIYEAEGQEGVDNYLKSEI, from the coding sequence ATGGATGACTTAACGATGAGTATTGGTGAAGTGCTTAAAGACCGACGTTTAGCACTGAGTATTAAGCAGGAAGATATTGCAGAGCAGATGAATGTAACTGTTCAAACAGTTAGCAAGTGGGAACGAGGCGTCACAGAGCCCAAAGCTCGTGATGTAAGTAAACTCGCTGAGATTTTGCTCGTAACCGAAGGCGAAATTTGCCGTGGAGAACTTAACTCGGCCAATGTCTCTAAAATGGATTTCATGAAGAAAATCGCCAGCATAAAAATGAAACTCGATGATGTGGCATTTTTCTCGACCGTCTACGATTACATCCCTGACAAAAAAGGGCTATTAGATAAACTTGAGCATGAGCTACTAAGACAACAAGCAGAAGAGCACTGGATGGTGATCGATGAAGCAGAAAAAGAGAATTGGTTTGCTTATTTAGAGTACAAAAAACGCCAAGAGCGGAACGAGATTTTATCTGATATATATGAAGCAGAAGGTCAGGAAGGTGTAGACAACTACCTTAAATCCGAGATCTAA